In a single window of the Aminomonas paucivorans DSM 12260 genome:
- a CDS encoding anaerobic ribonucleoside-triphosphate reductase activating protein produces MTSFEVGGYLPTSFLDWDGRVAAAVFTRGCNLRCPFCHNPELVLGRSESLDPEEILGDLRRRRDFLDGVAVSGGEPCLQSGLASFLRRVVDLGLGVKLDTNGTLPQVLEPLLEEGLVDQVALDVKAPWGLYDRLSGVEGAAEKVKASLALLHRSGVDYELRTTWVPALLSEADLLELRDQLEGEPRWVVQAFRPGRCLDPALDETAPASLDRMVVLLPGVTLRG; encoded by the coding sequence GTGACTTCTTTCGAGGTGGGCGGGTACCTGCCCACCTCTTTTTTGGACTGGGATGGTCGCGTGGCGGCGGCGGTGTTCACCCGGGGATGCAACCTGCGGTGCCCCTTCTGCCACAACCCCGAGCTGGTTCTGGGGCGCTCCGAGTCCCTGGACCCGGAGGAGATCCTGGGCGACCTCCGGCGTCGGCGGGACTTTCTGGACGGAGTGGCGGTGAGCGGAGGCGAACCCTGTCTCCAGTCTGGCCTGGCTTCCTTCCTCCGCCGGGTCGTCGACCTGGGCCTGGGGGTGAAGCTGGACACCAACGGAACCCTGCCCCAGGTCCTGGAACCTTTGCTGGAGGAGGGGCTGGTGGACCAGGTGGCCCTGGACGTCAAGGCCCCCTGGGGGCTTTACGACCGTCTCAGCGGGGTGGAGGGGGCGGCGGAAAAGGTGAAGGCCTCCCTGGCCCTGCTGCACCGCAGCGGCGTGGACTACGAGCTGCGGACCACCTGGGTTCCGGCGCTTCTTTCCGAGGCGGACCTGCTGGAGCTTCGAGACCAACTGGAGGGAGAACCCCGCTGGGTGGTTCAGGCCTTTCGCCCCGGGCGTTGCCTCGATCCCGCCCTGGACGAGACTGCCCCGGCCTCCCTGGATCGAATGGTGGTCCTTCTTCCGGGAGTGACCCTTCGGGGTTGA